The genomic DNA TTTCCTTGTTTAGATCATTAAATCTGATGATTTTGTCTATTCTATTTCTAAACTCCGAGCTAAAAAATCCCTTCACAGCGCGTTCGGTTTTGTCGCTGGCGTCTTTTTTAAACCCCATTGTGTTGGCTTCTTTTGTGCCTAAATTTGAGGTCATAACGATGATTGTGTTTTTAAAATCACTCTTATTTCCAGTCGCATCGCTCAGGCTTGCGTTGTCAAATATCTGCAAAAAGATGTTTATAAGCTCATCATTTGCCTTTTCTATCTCATCAAACAAAATCACGCTATATGGGTGGTTTTTGATGGTGTTTGTAAGAAGTCCGCCGTTTTCAAACCCCACATATCCTGGAGGCGAGCCAATGAGCTTGCTAACTGCGTGTTTTTCCATATATTCGCTCATATCGAAGCGTTCAAAATGCACGTTTAGTGTGTTTGCAAGTTCAAGGGCTAGCTCACTTTTACCCACGCCGCTACTTCCTGTAAAAAGAAAAACTCCAATAGGGCGGTTTGGCTCATTAAGCCCAGCGTAAGAGCTTATAAGTGTGTCATTTAGGGCGTTTATGGCTTCATCTTGACCATAAATTTTAGATTTTAAATTTGGAGCTAAATTTTTTAAAATATTTTTATTGTCTATATTTTGGTTTAAATTTGCCACATTTGCTATTTTTGAAACTATCTCATAAATCAGCTCTTTTTTTACCGCTTTTTTACCGCTTGCCTCTAAGCTAAGCTTAGCTCCAGCTTCGTCAATGATGTCTATAGCGCTATCTGGAAGGAATTTATCACTCAAATATCTTTTGGCAAGTTCTATACTAAGACGCAAAATCTCATCGCTATAAGTGACACTGTGGAAGTTTTCGTAAGTCTTTTTAAGCCCTTTTAAAATCAAAAAGCACTCATCGAAGTTCGGCTCGCCAACATCGATTTTATTAAATCTTCTAAGCAAGGCTTTATCTTTGTTGAAGTTTCTAAACTCGCTATATGTGGTCGCGCCAATCAGTCTGATTTGACCGTTTGTGAGATATGGTTTGATGATACTAGCGACGTCTAAGCCACTGTCGTTTGAGCTATTTGCGTTCATAATAGAGTGAATTTCATCGATAAATATTATATAATTTGGATTTTGTGTGAGCCTATCTATAATCTGCTTTAGCCTTTCTTCAAACTCCCCACGGTACTTTGCTCCAGCGATCAGTGAGCTTATATCAAGCGAATATATCACGCTGTCTTTTAGTCTATCTGGCACGTCTGCTTGAACTATCTTTTGGGCTAGAGCGTGGACTATGGCAGTTTTGCCAACTCCAGCTTCACCGACAAATATGGGATTATTTTTTTTATGGCGACTTAAAATCTCAAAAGCCTTTTGAATCTCATCAACTCTACCGATGACTGGGTCTAGTTTGCCATTTTTTGCTAGTTCGTTTAAATTTGATGCAAAATAGTCAAAATCATCGTTCTCATCATCTTTTAAACCATGAAATTTGAGTATTTCGTAAGATGTGGATTCTTTGTCATTTAGTATTTCGTCTAAAAAATCATCTTGGTCAAATGAGGCTTCGTTTGCGATATTGCTTAGGATTTCGCTGAGTTTATAAGTCAAAATCGGTGCTTTTTGAGTATCGGTTTTTGGAAACTGATCAAGCAAGGATAAAATATCGTTTTTTAGAGCTTCATGATCGCTTATTCCAAGCTCATCAAGCCTTTTTAAAAAATCCTTATCAGAGGTTAGGCAGTATAATATATGCTCCACGCCGATATATTCGTGGGATTTTGACATTGCGAGTTGTGAAGCATCTTTGAGTGCTTTTGTAAGACTTTGTTCTAGCATTATTCTTCTTTTAAAATACATTTTAGTGGGAAGCCAAATTTTTTAGCTAAATTTATGACTTCCATTTGCTTGGTTTGGGCTATATCTTTTGTATAAATTCCACAAACTGCGCTTCCTAGCTCGTGGATTTTAAGCATTAAATTTATAGCCTCATCTTGGTTTTTGTTAAATACATTTATGAGGATCATTACGACAAAATCCATCGTCGTAACATCATCGTTTAAAAGTAGGACTTTAAATAAATTTGGTTTAAAATCCTTGATTTTTATCTTCGTTTGGGAAGATTTTTTAGTTTGCACTTTTTATCCTAGAGATGTCCTTGCTTATGACGTTTGTTGTTATCTCTCCAAGGTAAAATTTGTTAGTTTGTGACATACCTAAAGTGTCAGTTAAGACTTGATAAACTCCATTTTTTAACACGACTTTAAATGGGAGTTGCAAGGCTCTTTTATAGTCGATATCGCTTAAAATTTGCTCTATCAAACGTGGATTTGAGTCTGAGTTGGTGATGAAATAATAAGCGTTATATTTTTTGGAGAAGTTTTCTATGATGTCTTTGTCGCTGACTTTTTCAAAGTGAATAAGACCGATAATCATAAAATCATCGCTATTTTTTAGCTGATAATCCATAAGGTGCGGGGCTTCTTTTTGGCAAGGAGGGCAATACGTGCCAAATATATCAAACATCACAATTTTGTCACTACCTTTGAGCTTGAAGCCGTTTTGTTCTCTAATCAAAGTCGCCTTTGTACCCACGATGCTAGTTAGCTCTATTTCATCGCCTGTATTATATGGCTTAAATGAAGTAGTTGCTTCTTCTTCGCTGCTTCCACAACCAACTAAAACTAACATACAAAAACTAAGTGCTAAGATGATTTTTTTCATATTTTTCCTTTAAATTTAGTTATTTTTTATGTGTATCTTTTCATCGCGGCTCTTGCTTCAAGATCTGCTTCACGTTTTTTGAGTGTCTCTCTCTTGTCGTGCAGATTTTTACCTTTTGCGAGTGCGACGCTAACTTTTACTATGTTTTTGTTGCTTAAATACATACTTAAAGCAACAAGAGTTAGCCCTTCGGTGCTGACTTGACCGAGTAGTTTGTCTATCTGGCGTCTGTGCATGAGAAGCTTTCTAGGGGCTCTTTCGTCTGGTTTGAAGTGTGAGTTTGTAGTCTCAAGGTAGCTTATGTGCGCATTTAGCAAAAACAGCTCACCTCTTGTGATACGAACAAAGCTATCTTTGAGATTTGCTCTGCCAGCTCTTAGAGCTTTTACTTCGCTACCTTTTAGGCAGATTCCTGCTTCAAACGTCTCTAAAATAGTGTAATCATGGAATGCTTTTTTATTTTTTGCTAGGTCTTTTGACATAAATTTACTCTTCTTACTAAATTGTGTGATTATATCTAAAAAGTGCAAAATAATTGATAAATTTGAGTTAAATTATTGTGCAAATTTAGGTTAAACAAGGCTAAATTTGGTGCTTCCGCTTCCACTTAAAAACTCGTTATCTTGGACTTCTAAATTTGGATATAACTCCAAGCAAGGCTTTAAAAGATCGTTTAGCTCATAGTTTTTAAAGCTAGTTAAAATCTCTTTTGAGCTTAGTTTTTCTAAGTTCCTGGCTAAGTCTAAGTCAAATCCGCAAAAGCTTGATCTAAATTTGGCAAAAACAGCTGGAGTAGAGCAAAAAATAGGGCTTGTAATGAGCTTAATATCTGGCAAATCATCATCAAATTCACTCACAATCTCGCCGATCCCTGATACATTTGCACTATCAAATTTGCTAACAAAAAAGCTAACATCAGCTCCTATATTTTTAGCTATTTGCATTAGTTTTTGGGGTTTTATGCCTAAATTTAACTCATCATTTACCATATTTAAAAACGCCGCAGCATTGCTACTTCCGCCACCAAGCCCACCGCCCATAGGGATATTTTTGATTAGATTTATTTGATTTAGTTTAAAAAACTCATCAATCTCGTTTTTAAAGCCTAAATTTTCAAGCTCAAATTTGGCTTTAAAAATAATATTATTTTCTATTTTATCACCCAAAATCAGCTCATCGCTTTGTCTTTTGATAAAATTAATCTCATCAAAAAGAGCTTTAAAAAGCACAAAACGTGAACTTATCTCGTGATAATTCCCCCTAAAACCAGTAATTT from Campylobacter iguaniorum includes the following:
- a CDS encoding ATP-dependent Clp protease adaptor ClpS, which produces MQTKKSSQTKIKIKDFKPNLFKVLLLNDDVTTMDFVVMILINVFNKNQDEAINLMLKIHELGSAVCGIYTKDIAQTKQMEVINLAKKFGFPLKCILKEE
- a CDS encoding AAA family ATPase: MLEQSLTKALKDASQLAMSKSHEYIGVEHILYCLTSDKDFLKRLDELGISDHEALKNDILSLLDQFPKTDTQKAPILTYKLSEILSNIANEASFDQDDFLDEILNDKESTSYEILKFHGLKDDENDDFDYFASNLNELAKNGKLDPVIGRVDEIQKAFEILSRHKKNNPIFVGEAGVGKTAIVHALAQKIVQADVPDRLKDSVIYSLDISSLIAGAKYRGEFEERLKQIIDRLTQNPNYIIFIDEIHSIMNANSSNDSGLDVASIIKPYLTNGQIRLIGATTYSEFRNFNKDKALLRRFNKIDVGEPNFDECFLILKGLKKTYENFHSVTYSDEILRLSIELAKRYLSDKFLPDSAIDIIDEAGAKLSLEASGKKAVKKELIYEIVSKIANVANLNQNIDNKNILKNLAPNLKSKIYGQDEAINALNDTLISSYAGLNEPNRPIGVFLFTGSSGVGKSELALELANTLNVHFERFDMSEYMEKHAVSKLIGSPPGYVGFENGGLLTNTIKNHPYSVILFDEIEKANDELINIFLQIFDNASLSDATGNKSDFKNTIIVMTSNLGTKEANTMGFKKDASDKTERAVKGFFSSEFRNRIDKIIRFNDLNKEILEKIVLKEIKNLEVQSKNLSINLDKNAINELINLGYNTEFGARNLKRVIKDKLNNPIAKEILFGKLKNGGNVKISFCEEFKFEFEGKK
- a CDS encoding thioredoxin domain-containing protein, producing the protein MKKIILALSFCMLVLVGCGSSEEEATTSFKPYNTGDEIELTSIVGTKATLIREQNGFKLKGSDKIVMFDIFGTYCPPCQKEAPHLMDYQLKNSDDFMIIGLIHFEKVSDKDIIENFSKKYNAYYFITNSDSNPRLIEQILSDIDYKRALQLPFKVVLKNGVYQVLTDTLGMSQTNKFYLGEITTNVISKDISRIKSAN
- a CDS encoding 4-(cytidine 5'-diphospho)-2-C-methyl-D-erythritol kinase — its product is MKSYAKINIFLKITGFRGNYHEISSRFVLFKALFDEINFIKRQSDELILGDKIENNIIFKAKFELENLGFKNEIDEFFKLNQINLIKNIPMGGGLGGGSSNAAAFLNMVNDELNLGIKPQKLMQIAKNIGADVSFFVSKFDSANVSGIGEIVSEFDDDLPDIKLITSPIFCSTPAVFAKFRSSFCGFDLDLARNLEKLSSKEILTSFKNYELNDLLKPCLELYPNLEVQDNEFLSGSGSTKFSLV
- the smpB gene encoding SsrA-binding protein SmpB, producing the protein MTQFSKKSKFMSKDLAKNKKAFHDYTILETFEAGICLKGSEVKALRAGRANLKDSFVRITRGELFLLNAHISYLETTNSHFKPDERAPRKLLMHRRQIDKLLGQVSTEGLTLVALSMYLSNKNIVKVSVALAKGKNLHDKRETLKKREADLEARAAMKRYT